The sequence CGACCGCGCCGCCGCCCAACACGGCCTCCGTGATCGTGTTACCTTCCACCTCCTCGTCGATGCCCTCTGCGACCACCGCCATGCGGCCGAGGCCGAGGAGATCTGCCTCCGTTCCAAAACGCCGCCTTTCCCACCCGACACCAAGACTTACAATCTCCTCCTCCGGGGATGGCTCAAGATGGGATGGTGGAGCAAGTGCCGCGAGTTCTGGGAGGAGATGGATCGGAAAAGGGTGGAGAAGGACCTCCATTCATACTCCATCTACATGGATATCCTCTCCAAGGCTGGGAAACCGTGGAAGGCTGTCAAATTATACAAAGAGATGAAGAAAAAAGGGTTCCTTTTAGACGTCGTTGCGTATAACACAGTTATCCAGGCGATTGGGCTTTCACAAGGTGTCGATTTCTCAGTTAGAATGTACAGGGAGATGCTTGATTCTGGTTGCAAGCCTAACGTTGCGACCTTCAACACGATCATAAAGTTGCTGTGTCAGGAGGGGAGGTTCAGGGAGGGGTATGCTTTTGTTGATCAGATGAGGAAAAAGGGTTGTGAGCCAAATGCGATGACTTACCACTGCTTCTTTCAGAATCTGAGTAGGCCACAGGAGATTCTTGGGCTGTTTGATAAGATGATAAGGAGTGGTTGCCGGCCGAAGATGGATACCTATGTGATGCTGATGAGCAAGTTTGGAAGGTGGGGGTTTCTCAGGCCGGTGTTTATGATTTGGAACTCAATGTTGGAGCATGGCTGTAGCCCGGATGCATTTGCTTATAATGCATTGATTGATGCATTATTGCAGAAGGGGATGGTTGACATGGCTCGGAAATACGATGAGGAGATGGTGGCAAAGGGGCTCTCACCAAAGCCAAGGAAAGTGTTGGGGACCAACGGGCCGGGTATGCAGGCtgatgatgatcatgatgatgTAACTCATGTCTTTTGAGGGCACAAATAAAAGAGAGTTCAGGCACATAATGCATGGCATTCTTATTTATGATTGACCTCATGGATGAGAACTTGCGTCTGATAATTATTGATGCGCCtatgttattaaaaaaaaattcagaggTGTTTGCACAGTTACAAAAAATTTGGATATGCTATAATACTTGAGGTCATCAAAATAGAAGGTCATAATTGGATGTATTATTGTAGCAGGAATTAACAGCTGGATACTCCAATTACCCAGAAAGCTACTGTCTTGTATGTGTTGCTTAGATTCAGTGTTTAAGTTTTTCTTATAATACTTGAATATTCCTTCTTAATCatagtttttcttcctttttgaatAAGATGGCAGTTTTCTATAGGGTTTCTTCTTTCATAGCATTGAATAAGATGcttgtttaatgatttgctagAATTACATTTTTCACTTATATCACTTGTCAGGAGTAATACAAATCTCATTAGTTCCAGTCAGCAGATATTTAGTTGCTATCCATGTCCCCTATCTTGAAATTTGAATTTTAAACACATCTTTCTCACAGAATTACGTATGTAGAATACCTTTGGTACTATTGGAATCTGTGTTTGTTGCAGTTGAAAATCACATTCTGCcttttttacattttaataaCTCTGTCAATTTTTTACAGCATAAATGTTGAACTTTAAGGCATTCCAACATGTAATATGTTGCTTGTCTATTGTTTTCCAACATTTTGCTGATGTCTTTTATGATCTTTACTAGCTTTTAAGCTATGGCGGAATGTAGtgattcaaaagaaaatcttagtttACCTTAATGTTTAGTGAAAATTGTATAGATTAGACTTCCAACCCTGATCAAGATCCAGAATTTGCCATAGTTGTAGTTTCTTACCATCATAGCGGGTAAGTGGACAGTCAATCATCTGTTTGGATGTTGTCGGTTTTCAAAAATTCTACTTCAACCCCATGAATTTCTACAGatcttattttgatttattacctTTAAGTTGTTTGAGTGTGAATATGACCTTGAGTAAGGATCGCATTCGTAGTTAGAACGTTACTAGTCCCAAAAGTTGATATGATGATGATAGACTTATTTTAGATCTCTTACAACAAAATATGTTATATTTGGAGTCTGGAACACATTTttacatacatataaatgtaCATAGAAGCATATATGAACAAGGATGTGTGGTTGATTTACAAGAATAGCCAACCCGAAGGTAAATACAAGCCATCGACTGAatacatttatttttattttctttccctATGCTTCCTTAGGATTTTTGGAATATTGCTTTTTTATCAGTACAATAGTAAATATTCCATGATTTAGGTCATGCATTGTAAAATGTAAATCACTAATCAGTCAACGATTTGTGGTAAGATACTGTTAGATTATGCTCTGAGTTTGGTGTAGCACTGAGGCATATGGTCGTGGTTAGTTTGAGAATAGGAGTCTATCTATTTGATAGGTGTATACGGAATAGTGGATAtttcttttttctcctttcttttctttttggatttTGTACGGTGTTGTATATGTACCTTGATTGATGTGGAAAAAGATTTTTGAGATCTAATTTATCTAGTCAATTAAATTGATCATTAAACTATGGCCAATGGACTAATAAAGAAGTTCACGATAGAGGCAACTATATCATTTCTTTTCGATCCATTTTTTATGCCCATGCAATGAACTCTTTAACAGAAAGGTTACTCTGAAGTTTAACAGAACGGTGTTGTATATGTATTCCTTTCTTTATTATCACATGCCTCATAGTTATAGTATGTTTTCCAATTGGTGTATTATGTTAAATAGAAACGAGAACATTGAAAACTTCTTTTAACTTGAATTTGTGAATTCAGAATGGTGCACTATCTATCACATCCTGAATCATGGATATCATATGTTACTTTAGTTAATATGGTTTTCTTCAAGTAATGTAGATTATTTATCTTCAATAAAAACAGAGGCACTGTGCATCTGTTCTCTTTACATACACTAATACTTTTCCTAGATTCTTTATCTCAGTAGTCTCCTTGTTTTTGCAGTTTTACTAGGTAGGTTCATTCAATACTTTAGCATGTTCCAATCTACTTGTCAGTGGTGTCTCCCATTGCCATGATCAAGCTGTCTTCAAAAGTGTTCCATACTTCTGCCACTCTTCGATCCATTAACCCTTTGATCGCTTCACGAAAATGATTCTGCTGCTTCCATCCGGATCAACTGGCTGTGCCCATTACCAACAAGTTCTTGAAGATGTCAACATATCTATGTGCACATCCTTGAATCCATGTATGCGTATCTAGATCTTGGTTTTACATAAACAAAAACAAGAACTTGATGGATTGCAGGAAGGTTATGACAAAGTTAATGAAGAATGGGAAGGTTGCAGAGACTCCTAATGATCACCAGTTGTTCAAATGAGAGCAATCTCAAGGATGGGGACCAACTTAAGAGGATACCAGTCACTGACATCTTTCTTCTTGCTGACCGAAAAGATACTTTTACTGCAGATGCATCAAGGTGACCACGGATTGAACTAACCAGCTTTATGGACAGGTACGACGGCCTCGAAGAAATGCTGTCTTTGGATGAATTACTTCGGTAATGACACAAGAATTAATACAGAAATTATTATAGAGAGTACTTACAGGTGTAAATACCCATCTGCTCTGTTTTTTATAACTGAAGCTAGCAAGTGTAGATGGACTAGGATTGATATGCTTTGTATTATAATAGATATTGGTCGAGCAAGCTGTCCATGTGTTTCTCCGTAGTATCGAAATTATAGTTTAACATATGGTGATATTATGTATTTGTTGAGACATTCTAGTGATGAGTGAGATATTGGTCTCAAGTTCGAGATCATGTGTTAGTGTTTTGTATGTcgtttaatgtaataaaaatttcttattgaaaaagatATCATCATTGGTTTTGCTTTCAGCTTTAGCTGACAAGCAACAAAAAGATAGCAATACATATGTGAAAATTGAAAATATCGATCAATCGTCTGTCGAAAGCATTCTTTTGTGAATGGGAAAATAGTTTTAAATTATTAAGTTGTGGTTAAATTTAGTTTATGTTATCCAACTCTTCGACAATGTGTCCTCTTTTAAATATTTATcgaataatatttttagtaaaatCTCGACCAATAAATCGAGGAGGAGATTGATAAAAGAACAAACAAACAATGATGATCCCGAACAGAAGGAAACGGCACTGAATCATCAAGCATATGAATGTCGTTTAGAACGCAGGATCAAGTCTCCTTAGAGCTCCAATCCTCTTCATCAAGAGTGTAATGGTTTCAAGATCAGTCCCCGGAGGATGCCCACTACATTTCCGGGCTGCTGCTGCTCCTGAAGGAGAAGAAAGCTCTGCTTCAGGACCCAAGAAACAAGTTCCAGCAACAGCATCCCACCCCTCTGGTTGAAGGGATCATGATTTCTTCATTGAAACAGTGCTGATCCACAAATGATCTCGTTTGTTGTCAAGgtatgaagatgatgatgataatggtaGCTTGTGGAGCTCAGTTGCAATGGGCATCTGAACCTTACAAGCTGTTGCCCTGAGCTGATGGATGGAATCATAGAGGCTGAAGGAGATGATAAACAAAACAAATAAAGGATTTGAACTCATGACCTaccttgaaataataataatcacaagttccAAAGGcttaaaatattagaaaaataataattaaaaaaaaaaagctttaacATCTCCTCTCACATGCAAGTATGTCGCATAAATATTGATTAAACAacagataaaaataaatatacaggGGATCAGATTCCATAGAGAAATATAACCTTCGGTCTCTACATAGAAATCTGGCTTCACAAAGACAAATACCAGGAAGAATCCACTTGGAGAAAAATGTGAGCAAGTACAACAAATTTGAGTCAGTGAAATAGAGTGTATCCTAGTTTACTAGCAAACCCACACCGCGAAAGGTATCTACAACAAGCAGAAACTAAACACAACCACCGATACAGACTAATCAAGCAGAAAATGCAACAAGACTATCGGTCACTCCACTAGAACCTGGCAACTGATGCCCCACCTTAGCTTAATCCACAAGCCTTTTCTCATCACAGGAACATGTGAGATAACTGCAAACACTGGATGGTCATTTGTTTCCTCTGAGATTATTTTTTGCTGagaagaaatgaaaaatgatgCAAAGTACAAAGAGATGTGGTTGACTTACCTCCACCTACTGGGGTCAGACACAATTTTCAGTATCTATAATCTCCATCAAAGATTGTACAATTTTCACTCCAAGATTTAGAGTCTCTTTCGGAATGAGATTCTCTTTGAGCTTGCACCTCCTCCAAAATTGTACGACGAGCTTTAGGTGTTCTTTCGGACTGCAAGGAGAGATTTGGTGCCTACAGTATTCTTGAGCTCGTGAGGAAGGATAATTCACTACTGTTCTTTCTCATAACAAAGGaaaatgataaattttatttAGAAAGAAAAATTCCATAGCTAATTCAATGAAACAAGACACTGCAAGCAACAACATGAGTAAAAGAATCCTCAAGAGGAAAAATAAGAACAAGTTGCACTTTTCCATCCCGTGGTTTGGATGATTTCATATTGTCAACCTGCATCTTGATTTGTATCACTTTGACCCATAGGTTTTACTCTACTTGTTTACTGGGATTTCCATTACTAACCCCACATCAAAAAAGATGACACTGCCCTTGCAAAAAGGTGATCTCATGAGGGCATCTTCATCCTTTTGTGACATGTAGCAGCACTAAAAATGTATGGAAGCAATCAGAGAAAAACCCAGGGGCAAAGTGATACAGCATGAATGCAGATGAACAATTACAAATGTCCCAAAACATGGGTAGGGAAAATGCAATTTACCCAAAAAGAGTTACACAACATAAGTCCAGGAACAGAATTCTGTTGTCTTACCAATGCTAAAAATCTTATGCCAAGAGAAGTGCCAGACTAAATTTTGTATTCAACAAGGTAGCAatattccttccttttgaagcAAGATGCAGAATTTGACACAACGAAATTAGAGGAAGTCAGGACAAAAGTATTATATCTCATATTACACAAGTTATATTGGAGCCTTGCTCAAGGATTATAAAAAAGAAGTGAGATCAACTGAAGATGGTAACAGAAACACAtggtttgaaatttgaatctgtAGTTATGATGAATATGGCTAGTTGCTGGATCAAGATCCCTTTTCAAATtgaaaatgaatatatatatatatatatatatatatagatagatatataattGTTCTCAACATAGATCCACGAACAATATAGCAATAAAAATGCATTATCAGATATACAATAATGACACATTGCTACTTTTCTCCAGCAAAACAAATGGGGAAAATGAACACTTTGATAATGTTATATATCAGGCAAACCTTGCTTATTAGCTTCTCAAATGCTTTTGGTCCATTCTCTTCGATATATCTCTTTGCAGCTGACAATATATCATCTGGTTTACTGAATAAGTCCTCCTTTCGTGGGATATACCAGATGTTTACTGTCTGGTGGTTCACAAATAATGGCCTCACAAAATGTTGATAAACATATGCAGCACCATTGAAATATGGCAAGACCAACCAACAGCTAAACATCAGTTTTGCATACGACCAAATGGGAAGCCTACACCAAATATGGATGTTTTGCAACAGAGATGAAATTATAAGCTATTGTCTTGCATGAAGCAGATTCAAGCAGGAAAGAACTGATACACCCATGAAATTTGCAGTCAGAAAAAATAACAGAAATGATCAGAATTCAAATAAATCGTACAAGCCACATGAATCAGTCTAATTTTGTGAAATAAGGACTAAGGAGTAATCAACATAATGAGAAGTAGGACATATTAACTTGACTATTAAAAGACTAGGTAATGACATTTCACCAAATCAAGGGAAAATCGCCAATATGCTCGTATAAAAGCAAAAGAGAGCAGTAAAGCTGCATGTAATGTGCTAATTGCCAAAATGTACATACAGATCAATATCCTAAACATTCTGTCTCAAGCATACACATAGTTaacatttttgttgtaataatttATAATCTTGGTTAGCTCGTTGCTCTGCCATATGCTAACTGTTCTCCATAAAAGCACAGGAACTAGAAATGTTTTGAATTTTACCTGTTGTGCAATTTGAATTTTCTGCAATTCAAGATTTTCCATTCAATGTATTACAAATGCACATAAATAGAATTGTCATCATTTTGAGAGAAAGACAAAATAACTTCTGACTTTGTAAAATAACTTCTCTCTTTGTATCTTTAACAGGTTTAAATGAATCAGCATGAAAGTCATAGTATCTGATTAGAAAGTTCAAGGACGTTCAACCACCAAAATGAATGGCAAAGCAAAGAGAAACAAGCTAGGAAAATTTTGGTATGTCAACTtagcagaaaaaaagaaaataactaACCATTCTAAAACTTTTGCAAAAGTAAGCTCAAACAGAGTCATGAATGAGTACAACACCCAATAAGTCAGCCACTGTTGGTCATCAGCAGAAGATTTGGTTTCTATTGCTTTAACGGATGCATATCTGTCAAGGTCCAACACCAGTGCATTTTTACTGAGAATCAAAAATAATTTAGAAGATTTATAAATGACTATCAAGTCATAAAAGCCACTTACAATGGATACACAAGAGTGACTACTGGCCTGCAAACCAGAATCATAAGAAAAGCTTTTAGAACATAGAATACTGGAACAGCACAAAATGTTTTTTaaccaaaacagaaaaaaaatctaaaagaaatatGAAGAACAAGTAACCATTGCATTAAACACGACATGTCAACAACAAATACAATTCCTTGACTAGAAGATTTGACATTAGTTTCTAGTGTCACAAGTCACAAGAAAATTCTGAAGATACTAAAAAGATATGGCCCTGATATTGGACCCAACATATTGGATACCATGAATGTTCTTCCCATTTAATTTTTCTCAAATGATTTAATAAGACATCTAATTCAACATTACTTATTAAATCTTGCTTTACATTTACATGTAACAATATCCAATATTGGTATCTGCATTATCAAATCACATATGCTTTCCCtgcatcataaataaaatgaTATCATTCCGGCAGCTGATACAAAAAAACCAAATTTTGTTGTTCAAAACTCAACCATGAATGCAATTTCAATTTGACAAGGGATCACATTCTGTAGGCTCTTCACCAGAGAAAGGACAATTTCTGCTTATATATGACAAGTCTAATACTAATTTTGATTCTTGTGTTGAATAAAATACTTCATAATTATGGATGACAAATAAGTTTTACATCAAGAGTTCAAGACATTACATGCTTTAGCACTTGTTTTGACTAAGATCATAATCTTTTTATAGACCCAATTAATTGATTCTTGTGTCTAATTTTTCTTCCCTTTATTCCCATGTGTCACACTAAAATATCATGCTTAGGTCACAAATAAGTTTTCTACAAACTAGAACTAAAACTAGTCATAGTTGAAATAATTTAATCTCATATGCACATAAGTTAGACTCTATAAATGAGAAAGATTGAAACCTAAAAACTGAAACTAATATCTCTTGTTTATCAAGCAGAATGAGTCCAACTCAGACTATCATCAGATCACTGCCTAATAAAAATCTAATGAAATATAATATCATATCACATTAAGATCATGGACATTGGTTTATAACAGGTTGAGTATTTCCAATACAATCAACAACTCAATGAATTAAAAACAAAAACTCTAAAGAAGATTTCAAAGAATCTTAACAAATGGTGGACAACTTGATGACTAATGACAATTCTCTAAATTACAATCCTCACAAGGAAAATATAGAGGACATCCTTAAGACGCTAGTTGGGATGAAGAAATATATACAGTAGATTGTAGCTTAAGCTCATGCAAGCAATAAGCCTAGAAGCAAACTTCCAAAGTGCACCTAAACATGGAAAGAAGCTTAGCAGTGACAAAATGACAAGATCCGTTGTGGGGACCAATGCTGACCTCAACCTGACACAAAGAATCAATGTACAATAAAGAGCTCAAACCATCAGTGTAAATTAGACAGGAGATAAAACAACAAGAATGAACATCTCCATCCCAATTTTGCACCAACAGGCTTGTCTCTCAAGCATTAATTTGGTATTTCCTGGCTAGCTAGAGTTATAAGGTTACTTCCTCAGCCTTTTTTAAATGCATAATAGGCTCTGAATGGTCATTGGCTTGTCCAAGTACATGATATGAATTTCCATTCATGTCCTAGAAACGGATTCCAGAGGGTTGTTCAAagtaatgcaaaaaaaaaaaagacaagtggCTCTAGAGATAGAGAAAATCTTCAAACCCAAACATGGAGGTAAAGCAATAATTATGAAACGAAATATAAAGTGAACAACTGTCAGTATTCAAAGAAAAAATC comes from Musa acuminata AAA Group cultivar baxijiao chromosome BXJ3-3, Cavendish_Baxijiao_AAA, whole genome shotgun sequence and encodes:
- the LOC135634362 gene encoding pentatricopeptide repeat-containing protein At1g80550, mitochondrial-like, whose product is MRFPPSHQLYRLFSSSSTSSTAAASVHLPSAFPAADPSTTLDLDTILETLTSYASDWQRALDFFHWSSAAAAAGGPTHTAAALSRTIDILGKHFEFPLAWSLLSSHPLSPPDLLRPSFRALFNRLAAAHLVDDALTAFDRAAAQHGLRDRVTFHLLVDALCDHRHAAEAEEICLRSKTPPFPPDTKTYNLLLRGWLKMGWWSKCREFWEEMDRKRVEKDLHSYSIYMDILSKAGKPWKAVKLYKEMKKKGFLLDVVAYNTVIQAIGLSQGVDFSVRMYREMLDSGCKPNVATFNTIIKLLCQEGRFREGYAFVDQMRKKGCEPNAMTYHCFFQNLSRPQEILGLFDKMIRSGCRPKMDTYVMLMSKFGRWGFLRPVFMIWNSMLEHGCSPDAFAYNALIDALLQKGMVDMARKYDEEMVAKGLSPKPRKVLGTNGPGMQADDDHDDVTHVF
- the LOC103979326 gene encoding HVA22-like protein a isoform X1, which encodes MGSGSFLKVVAKNFDVLAGKNALVLDLDRYASVKAIETKSSADDQQWLTYWVLYSFMTLFELTFAKVLEWLPIWSYAKLMFSCWLVLPYFNGAAYVYQHFVRPLFVNHQTVNIWYIPRKEDLFSKPDDILSAAKRYIEENGPKAFEKLISKAPNLSLQSERTPKARRTILEEVQAQRESHSERDSKSWSENCTIFDGDYRY
- the LOC103979326 gene encoding HVA22-like protein a isoform X2; amino-acid sequence: MGSGSFLKVVAKNFDVLAGPVVTLVYPLYASVKAIETKSSADDQQWLTYWVLYSFMTLFELTFAKVLEWLPIWSYAKLMFSCWLVLPYFNGAAYVYQHFVRPLFVNHQTVNIWYIPRKEDLFSKPDDILSAAKRYIEENGPKAFEKLISKAPNLSLQSERTPKARRTILEEVQAQRESHSERDSKSWSENCTIFDGDYRY